The sequence below is a genomic window from Patescibacteria group bacterium.
TGCTTAGACATGAGATGAAAGGGATTGAGATCATCTCATTCTTGGCAATAATCTTCTATTCGTACGGAAAAACCTAATGCAGTTCTGACTTCTTTTACAGTCTCTAACGCCTTATTTCTGGCCTTTTCCGCACCTTTCTTTAAAACATTTTCAAGGCCGTTATTATCGTTAATCAACTCATTTCTTATTTTTCGAGGCTCACTCAGCGCCTCATTTAAGACTTGAGATAGAAGAGGTTTGCATACCTTGCGACAACCTATCTTTCCTTCCTTACAATCTTCCTTGATTTGTACAAAAGTATTTCCATTTTCGTAACATTTCATAAGCTGGTACAGATTGCATTCATCTGGATGTCCAGGATCAGACAACCTTGGTTTTTTAACATCCGTAACCATTTGAAAAACCTTTTCTTTCGTTTCTTCAGGTGAGTCCGAAAGCGCTATAAAATTTGAATAAGACTTACTCATCTTTCTACCATCAATCCCAGGAATTTTAGGCATTTCTGTTAGCAGTGCTTCCGGCAACGGAAATATTTCCCTATTGCATAATGTATTTGCCCTTCTAGCGATTTCTCTTGTAATCTCAATGTGAGGTACCTGATCCTTACCGACAGGTATAAATGCTCCCTTATACAGGCATATGTCCGCCGCCTGTAAAACCGGATAAAGCAGAAAACTGCTTAAGCCGTTCCCATTGAGATGAAGTTCCTGTTTTTGCTCTTTGTAAACAGGGTTTCTTTCAAGCTCTGAAACGGTTATCAAATAAGAGAATATCAGGTGCAATTGAGGCAACTCAGGAATGTCAGATTGCCTGAAAATGACACTCTTTTCTGGGTTAAGACCGCAAGAAATCATATCGGCCAACACCTCAAGACTATTCTCTCTAATTGTGCTAAATGCCGGATTTGTAGTGGCAGCATGATAGTCTGCAATGAAGTAATAACATTCATACTCGTCTAAGTTCTGAAGCTTAACCATGTTTTCTACAGCACCTAAAATATTTCCAAGGTGCAGTCCCGCAGTTGGACGTATACCGCTTAATACAATCTTTTTTCTATTCATATTAAAACCTCCAATTAATTTTGAATTTTCTTTGAATAATTAATAGAATTATAAAGTATTTAGTACAAGAATCTATCCGTCCCATATCCTAAAAATATCCCATCAGCCATTTAA
It includes:
- the trpS gene encoding tryptophan--tRNA ligase → MNRKKIVLSGIRPTAGLHLGNILGAVENMVKLQNLDEYECYYFIADYHAATTNPAFSTIRENSLEVLADMISCGLNPEKSVIFRQSDIPELPQLHLIFSYLITVSELERNPVYKEQKQELHLNGNGLSSFLLYPVLQAADICLYKGAFIPVGKDQVPHIEITREIARRANTLCNREIFPLPEALLTEMPKIPGIDGRKMSKSYSNFIALSDSPEETKEKVFQMVTDVKKPRLSDPGHPDECNLYQLMKCYENGNTFVQIKEDCKEGKIGCRKVCKPLLSQVLNEALSEPRKIRNELINDNNGLENVLKKGAEKARNKALETVKEVRTALGFSVRIEDYCQE